From the Microbacterium sp. W4I4 genome, one window contains:
- the deoD gene encoding purine-nucleoside phosphorylase has product MSTHIAAAPGHIAPIVLFPGDPLRAKWIAENFLEDATLYSEVRGMLGFTGTWNGHRVSVQGSGMGQPSMAIYANELFDSYDVQTIVRVGSCGALTEKVKVRDIIIANGASTDSGINRVRFHGLDYAPVADFSLLRAAVEASESLELADTVHVGQLFSSDQFYSTRPELTAPFVEHGILGVEMEAAGLYTLAAYYGRRALAICTVSDHIVTGEETTALEREQTFGDMIEIALRAATA; this is encoded by the coding sequence ATGAGCACGCACATCGCCGCAGCGCCCGGACACATCGCCCCCATCGTCCTGTTCCCCGGAGACCCGCTGCGGGCGAAGTGGATCGCCGAGAACTTCCTCGAGGATGCGACGCTGTACAGCGAGGTGCGCGGGATGCTCGGCTTCACCGGCACCTGGAACGGGCACCGCGTCTCGGTGCAGGGCTCCGGCATGGGCCAGCCGTCCATGGCGATCTACGCCAACGAGCTTTTCGACTCCTACGACGTGCAGACCATCGTGCGCGTCGGTTCGTGCGGCGCGCTCACCGAGAAGGTGAAGGTGCGCGACATCATCATCGCCAACGGCGCGAGCACGGATTCCGGGATCAACCGGGTGCGCTTCCACGGGCTGGACTATGCGCCGGTCGCGGACTTCTCGCTGCTGCGCGCAGCCGTCGAGGCGAGCGAGTCGCTCGAGCTCGCCGACACCGTGCACGTGGGCCAGCTCTTCTCCAGCGACCAGTTCTACAGCACCCGCCCCGAACTCACCGCGCCGTTCGTCGAGCACGGCATCCTGGGCGTGGAGATGGAGGCCGCGGGCCTCTACACGCTCGCCGCCTACTACGGGCGCCGAGCCCTGGCGATCTGCACGGTCAGCGACCACATCGTCACCGGCGAGGAGACCACGGCGCTGGAGCGCGAGCAGACCTTCGGCGACATGATCGAGATCGCACTGCGCGCCGCGACCGCCTGA
- a CDS encoding carbohydrate kinase — protein MTRIAVVGEALVDVVVGGESHAGGSPMNVAVGLTRLGYPSELNAWIGSDGHGDLIRAHLAADGVQLGAGTRSEGPSWTASVDLDADGRAEYAFRLHGDIPIPAIDEYELVHTGSIGALREPASSALLEAFRAAPARTVRSFDPNIRAAVIGPAAADRVFALAASAQIVKLSDEDAAWLRPGQHPADVLRELADGGTRFAVVTRGPEGALALVDGVVYERPALPVTVADTIGAGDAFMSGLLFGLLRDGADRLIAGGAPIPAQLVTSALDTALTSAAIAVSRVGANPPHSDELAAGSVRQS, from the coding sequence GTGACGCGGATCGCGGTCGTCGGCGAGGCCCTCGTCGACGTCGTCGTCGGTGGGGAGAGTCACGCGGGCGGCTCGCCGATGAACGTGGCGGTCGGTCTCACCCGGCTCGGGTATCCGTCGGAGCTGAATGCGTGGATCGGATCCGATGGGCACGGTGACCTCATTCGGGCGCACCTCGCCGCCGACGGTGTTCAGCTCGGCGCGGGCACGCGGAGCGAGGGCCCGTCCTGGACGGCATCCGTGGACCTCGACGCGGACGGCAGGGCGGAGTATGCGTTCCGGCTGCACGGCGACATCCCGATTCCCGCGATCGACGAGTACGAGCTGGTGCACACGGGCTCGATCGGCGCGCTGCGCGAGCCCGCATCGTCCGCGCTGCTGGAGGCGTTTCGAGCCGCTCCCGCCCGAACCGTGCGAAGCTTCGACCCCAACATCAGAGCCGCCGTGATCGGGCCCGCCGCCGCCGACCGAGTGTTCGCGCTCGCCGCCTCGGCTCAGATCGTCAAGCTCAGCGATGAGGACGCCGCCTGGCTTCGTCCCGGACAGCACCCGGCCGACGTGCTGCGCGAGCTCGCCGACGGCGGCACCCGCTTCGCGGTCGTCACCCGCGGTCCGGAGGGCGCACTCGCGCTGGTCGACGGCGTCGTGTACGAGCGCCCCGCACTGCCGGTGACCGTCGCGGACACGATCGGTGCCGGTGACGCGTTCATGTCGGGCCTGCTGTTCGGCCTGCTCCGCGACGGCGCAGACCGACTCATCGCGGGCGGTGCGCCGATCCCGGCGCAGCTCGTGACGAGCGCGCTGGACACGGCGCTCACCTCCGCCGCGATCGCGGTGTCGCGAGTCGGGGCAAATCCGCCCCACTCGGACGAACTCGCAGCTGGGTCGGTCCGGCAGTCCTGA
- a CDS encoding glycoside hydrolase family 32 protein has product MHFRPARNWMNDPNGLVFHDGVHHLYYQYNPHGADHGFMSWGHASSPDLVSWEEHPVAIRYTVEHEIFSGSAVYDEHDTSGLGAGGVPPLVAVFTLADQPGRHQTQGIASSTDGGLTWTPYPGNPVLDRGSADFRDPKVFRYSGPAGEYWVMIAVEALERRVVLYRSDDLKAWTFLSDYGPSGATGGVWECPDLFPLAVDGDPSEVRWVLLISLNPGGIAGGSGTQYVVGSFDGVRFVADEPGPAVASGRGWENSRAELEACDWLDHGRDCYAGVTFSGLPDQERILIAWMSNWDYAGLLPVDAASPQRGAMTIARRLSLSRRGGRIRLVQTPIGPVTDPDDQAPTQRVLTGSPLELALAPQVRLRVRLRVDEAADDRGAAVELRFGSEQGPSAVLRFADGELSLDRTVGASGMPASFGSVERMPLATRDLLEAEIWVDGAGGGRGSIEVFADGGAAVLTDLVGSAITHVELVAIGAAVQVDELSARAPRALFADAGDGSPV; this is encoded by the coding sequence ATGCACTTCCGTCCTGCACGCAACTGGATGAACGACCCGAACGGACTCGTGTTCCACGACGGAGTCCACCACCTCTACTACCAGTACAACCCGCACGGAGCCGATCACGGCTTCATGAGCTGGGGGCACGCCTCCAGTCCTGATCTCGTGAGTTGGGAGGAGCATCCGGTCGCCATCCGGTACACGGTCGAGCATGAGATCTTCTCGGGCTCGGCGGTGTACGACGAGCACGACACGAGTGGGCTCGGCGCGGGCGGTGTTCCGCCGCTGGTCGCCGTGTTCACCCTCGCCGACCAGCCCGGTCGGCACCAGACGCAGGGGATCGCGTCGAGCACGGACGGCGGGCTCACCTGGACGCCGTACCCGGGCAATCCGGTGCTCGACCGCGGGTCGGCGGACTTCCGTGATCCGAAGGTGTTCCGCTACTCGGGACCGGCGGGCGAGTACTGGGTGATGATCGCCGTCGAGGCGCTCGAACGTCGTGTCGTGCTGTACCGCTCCGATGACCTGAAGGCGTGGACCTTCCTGTCCGACTACGGGCCGAGCGGCGCGACCGGTGGGGTGTGGGAGTGCCCTGACCTGTTCCCGCTCGCCGTCGACGGCGATCCGTCCGAGGTGCGCTGGGTGCTGCTGATCAGCCTCAACCCGGGCGGGATCGCCGGCGGGTCCGGGACGCAGTACGTGGTCGGCTCGTTCGACGGCGTGCGCTTCGTCGCCGACGAGCCGGGTCCGGCGGTGGCATCGGGCCGAGGATGGGAGAACTCCCGCGCCGAGCTGGAAGCGTGCGACTGGCTCGACCACGGGCGGGACTGCTACGCGGGCGTGACGTTCTCGGGCCTGCCCGACCAGGAGCGGATCCTGATCGCATGGATGAGCAACTGGGACTACGCGGGTCTGCTGCCGGTGGATGCTGCGAGCCCTCAGCGCGGTGCCATGACGATCGCGCGCCGGCTGTCGCTCTCGCGGAGAGGGGGACGGATCCGCCTGGTGCAGACGCCGATCGGTCCGGTCACGGACCCGGATGATCAGGCCCCGACACAGCGGGTCCTGACTGGATCGCCGCTCGAGCTCGCCCTCGCACCGCAGGTGCGACTGCGCGTGCGCCTGCGCGTGGATGAGGCAGCGGATGACCGGGGAGCCGCCGTCGAGCTGCGCTTCGGCAGTGAGCAGGGGCCCTCGGCCGTTCTGCGATTCGCCGACGGCGAGCTGAGCCTGGACCGGACGGTCGGCGCATCCGGGATGCCGGCCTCCTTCGGCAGCGTCGAGCGCATGCCGTTGGCGACCCGCGACCTGTTGGAAGCGGAGATCTGGGTGGACGGCGCGGGCGGCGGGCGAGGATCGATCGAGGTGTTCGCCGACGGCGGGGCCGCCGTTCTCACCGATCTGGTCGGGTCCGCGATCACGCACGTGGAGCTCGTGGCGATCGGTGCCGCCGTCCAGGTGGATGAGTTGTCCGCGCGTGCGCCTCGGGCGCTGTTCGCGGATGCGGGAGACGGGAGTCCCGTGTGA
- a CDS encoding hypothetical protein (Catalyzes the formylation of AICAR with 10-formyl-tetrahydrofolate to yield FAICAR and tetrahydrofolate) translates to MRYGMNPHQSATVEGGPAVIGGAPSLINYLDALNAFALVREADDAGGLPAAASFKHVSPAGAALAGAVDEVAAETWRTPDAAADSLISAYVRARDADPKSSFGDVVALSRPVDAETAEFLRTVICDAVIAPGYEEGAVATLSAKKSGGFLIFDAGTDWQPPARERREVLGAIIEQDRDAADLAAALPAGALDETRRRDALLGMATARYTQSNSVVLVRDGAAIGIGAGQQNRVDCVRLAGDKARVWWLRRHPFVRELPLVDGMRRQDRLNWQIRFAGAEMTRSQQAEFTELFGAEASARYDERTWREEWAEKLDDVTLVSDGFLPFRDNVDHAAEYGVRTIVEPGGSTRSDEVAAAASEHDIDLVTTGLRLFHH, encoded by the coding sequence GTGCGCTACGGGATGAATCCGCACCAGTCCGCCACGGTCGAAGGGGGCCCCGCCGTCATAGGCGGCGCACCCTCGCTGATCAACTACCTCGACGCCCTGAACGCGTTCGCGCTCGTGCGCGAGGCCGATGATGCCGGTGGCCTGCCCGCCGCCGCGTCGTTCAAGCACGTCTCGCCCGCCGGCGCCGCGCTCGCCGGTGCCGTCGACGAGGTCGCCGCCGAGACCTGGCGCACCCCGGATGCCGCCGCCGACAGCCTGATCTCCGCGTACGTGCGCGCTCGCGACGCAGACCCGAAGTCGTCGTTCGGCGACGTGGTGGCGCTGTCGCGCCCGGTGGATGCCGAGACCGCAGAGTTCCTGCGCACCGTCATCTGCGATGCCGTGATCGCCCCCGGCTACGAGGAGGGCGCGGTCGCGACGCTGAGTGCGAAGAAGTCCGGCGGGTTCCTGATCTTCGACGCCGGCACCGACTGGCAGCCGCCGGCGCGCGAGCGTCGTGAGGTGCTGGGCGCGATCATCGAGCAGGATCGGGATGCCGCCGATCTCGCTGCTGCGCTCCCCGCCGGTGCGCTCGACGAGACCCGCCGCCGCGACGCGCTGCTCGGCATGGCGACGGCCCGCTACACCCAGTCGAACTCCGTCGTGCTGGTGCGCGACGGTGCGGCGATCGGCATCGGCGCGGGGCAGCAGAACCGCGTGGACTGCGTGCGCCTCGCCGGCGACAAGGCGCGCGTGTGGTGGCTGCGACGGCATCCGTTCGTCCGCGAGCTTCCGCTCGTCGACGGCATGCGGCGGCAGGACCGCCTGAACTGGCAGATCCGCTTCGCCGGCGCCGAGATGACCCGCTCCCAGCAGGCGGAGTTCACCGAGCTCTTCGGCGCCGAGGCATCCGCCCGCTACGACGAGCGCACCTGGCGCGAGGAATGGGCCGAGAAGCTCGACGACGTCACCCTGGTCTCGGACGGCTTCCTGCCCTTCCGCGACAACGTCGACCACGCCGCCGAATACGGCGTGCGCACCATCGTCGAGCCCGGCGGATCCACCCGCTCCGACGAGGTCGCCGCCGCGGCATCCGAGCACGACATCGACCTCGTCACGACCGGGCTGCGCCTCTTCCACCACTGA
- a CDS encoding DNA alkylation repair protein produces the protein MSSMTAPEALAELAALEDPKARTVNERHGDAHGVNLSKMRALAKRIGMSTEFARELWATGDVAGQLLGLLIAKPRELSADEIDQMVRTTRSAKAHDWTVNYIAKKSPLAEELRLRWFHDADADARAAAWSLTSARVAKDPSGLDLDGLLDRIERELRDAPSREQWAMNETLAYIGIHHPALRERALEIGERLQVLADYPTPPNCTSPFAPLWIAEMVSRQG, from the coding sequence ATGTCATCCATGACCGCTCCCGAGGCCCTCGCCGAGCTCGCCGCGCTCGAGGACCCGAAAGCCCGTACCGTGAACGAGCGGCACGGCGATGCGCACGGCGTGAACCTGTCGAAGATGCGCGCGCTGGCGAAGCGGATCGGGATGTCGACCGAGTTCGCGCGCGAGCTGTGGGCCACCGGCGATGTGGCCGGTCAGCTGCTCGGGCTGCTGATCGCGAAGCCGCGGGAGCTGTCGGCGGACGAGATCGATCAGATGGTGCGCACCACCCGCAGCGCGAAGGCGCACGACTGGACGGTCAACTACATCGCCAAGAAGTCGCCGCTCGCCGAAGAGCTGCGGTTGCGCTGGTTCCACGATGCGGATGCCGATGCCCGCGCGGCCGCCTGGTCGCTGACCTCTGCGCGCGTGGCGAAGGATCCTTCCGGGCTGGATCTGGACGGGCTGCTGGATCGCATCGAGCGCGAGTTGCGCGATGCTCCGTCGCGCGAGCAGTGGGCGATGAACGAGACGCTGGCTTACATCGGCATCCACCACCCGGCCCTGCGCGAGCGCGCCCTGGAGATCGGCGAGCGTCTGCAGGTGCTCGCGGACTACCCGACGCCGCCGAACTGCACCTCGCCGTTCGCCCCGCTGTGGATCGCCGAGATGGTGAGCCGCCAGGGCTGA
- a CDS encoding carbohydrate ABC transporter permease, which produces MSTQAVLSRSRGFALGRIGTFVVLIVATALTLGPVIWTVITALTPSDAVTHTTSFGFGAFTDVFTKIPVWLYIWNSVLVTLLIATGQMLSAAMAGYVFARYEFRAKKLLFGLILATMMVPLQVIIVPVFMLVRGMGVADTLLALIIPALPTAFGTFLMRQYFLGLPVELGEAAQIDGSGPWRTFFRIYLPLATPGLAIVGILAFNYHWNEFFRPLILTISEQNFTLPLGLVTLQGNLGTGSVSTVLAGVVISMIPALIVFVFGQKPLREGLTAGTGK; this is translated from the coding sequence ATGTCGACTCAAGCAGTTCTCTCCCGCAGTCGCGGGTTCGCTCTCGGACGCATCGGCACCTTCGTGGTGCTGATCGTCGCCACCGCGCTCACGCTCGGCCCCGTGATCTGGACCGTGATCACTGCGCTCACACCGTCCGACGCGGTCACGCACACCACTTCGTTCGGGTTCGGGGCGTTCACCGACGTCTTCACGAAGATCCCGGTCTGGCTGTACATCTGGAACAGCGTGCTCGTCACGCTCCTCATCGCCACAGGGCAGATGCTCAGTGCGGCGATGGCGGGCTACGTGTTCGCACGGTACGAGTTCCGCGCGAAGAAGCTCCTGTTCGGACTGATCCTGGCGACCATGATGGTGCCGCTGCAGGTGATCATCGTCCCGGTGTTCATGCTGGTGCGCGGCATGGGAGTCGCCGACACGCTGCTCGCACTCATCATCCCGGCTCTTCCGACCGCATTCGGCACCTTCCTCATGCGGCAGTACTTCCTGGGCCTGCCCGTCGAGCTCGGCGAGGCCGCCCAGATCGACGGGTCGGGACCGTGGCGCACCTTCTTCCGGATCTATCTGCCGCTCGCCACTCCTGGCCTCGCCATCGTCGGCATCCTGGCGTTCAACTACCACTGGAACGAGTTCTTCCGGCCGCTGATCCTCACGATCAGCGAGCAGAACTTCACCCTCCCACTCGGCCTCGTCACGCTGCAGGGCAACCTCGGCACGGGAAGCGTGTCCACCGTGCTGGCGGGCGTCGTGATCTCGATGATCCCAGCGCTGATCGTGTTCGTCTTCGGGCAGAAGCCGTTGCGCGAGGGCCTGACCGCCGGAACCGGGAAATGA
- a CDS encoding extracellular solute-binding protein, translated as MVDISRRMMLGALGLGIVGTAISWPRLTGADIPGRGSDALTVALLGTAQDAAARQSLVDGFQRKHPDIPVRIVAIQGTDWGDYFAKILTMVAAGTSPDVVTVATEGAQLFASRMAHPLDDYVRRDAAEIKDYFDDVHPSLIEAFLYQGSLFQLPDNFNAANVYYSTKALERAGLERPADNWSLDDFFSVAQAMKKSGQPPFLPYFWNNRLWGGIVPWLYINDTSILTEEKATGGDWFWKQFYPNEKPRGGGYLWQNADALNERTIESFEVMQRMVSEGLAANPAQGGGNELVALFSRGSVGMTPAGGFWVKGLADAGFANDDYDVSFFPKMRSQRHQFGAAGYAIMETSRRKDEAWEWLKYCVSVEGMRTAHPQPDSSLTRRSLNDELYGAGVGPAHWKVFYDTLDEFPTTGPIPAPPQQAAVEQALIKNVVGTITNGRSGVRSGLETMQRDLELALKGR; from the coding sequence GTGGTTGACATCTCACGACGCATGATGCTCGGAGCGCTGGGACTCGGTATCGTCGGCACAGCGATCTCCTGGCCGCGACTCACAGGCGCGGACATACCAGGGCGAGGGAGCGACGCACTGACGGTCGCGCTCCTCGGCACAGCCCAGGACGCGGCGGCGCGGCAGAGCCTGGTGGACGGCTTCCAGCGCAAGCATCCCGACATCCCGGTGCGGATCGTGGCGATCCAGGGAACGGACTGGGGCGACTACTTCGCGAAGATCCTGACCATGGTCGCGGCCGGCACCTCTCCGGACGTCGTCACGGTCGCGACCGAGGGTGCGCAGCTGTTCGCCTCCCGGATGGCTCACCCTCTGGACGACTACGTCCGTCGGGACGCGGCGGAGATCAAGGACTATTTCGACGATGTGCATCCATCGCTCATCGAGGCGTTCCTGTACCAGGGCAGCCTGTTCCAGCTGCCGGACAACTTCAACGCCGCCAACGTCTACTACAGCACCAAGGCGCTGGAGCGGGCCGGGCTCGAGCGCCCAGCCGACAACTGGTCCCTCGACGACTTCTTCAGCGTGGCGCAGGCGATGAAGAAGTCCGGGCAGCCGCCTTTCCTGCCCTATTTCTGGAACAACCGACTGTGGGGAGGGATCGTCCCCTGGCTGTACATCAACGACACCAGCATCCTCACCGAGGAGAAGGCGACCGGCGGCGACTGGTTCTGGAAGCAGTTCTATCCGAACGAGAAGCCGCGCGGGGGCGGTTACCTGTGGCAGAACGCCGACGCCCTCAACGAGCGCACGATCGAGAGTTTCGAGGTGATGCAGCGCATGGTATCCGAGGGCCTCGCGGCCAATCCCGCGCAGGGCGGCGGCAACGAACTGGTCGCGCTGTTCTCCCGCGGTTCCGTCGGCATGACGCCCGCGGGCGGATTCTGGGTCAAGGGGCTCGCGGACGCGGGCTTCGCGAACGACGATTACGACGTCTCGTTCTTCCCGAAGATGCGCAGCCAGCGGCACCAGTTCGGTGCGGCCGGATACGCGATCATGGAGACCTCGCGCCGCAAGGATGAGGCGTGGGAGTGGCTGAAGTACTGCGTCTCGGTCGAGGGCATGCGCACCGCGCACCCCCAGCCGGACTCGTCCCTCACACGTCGCTCACTGAACGACGAGCTCTACGGGGCGGGTGTCGGCCCTGCTCACTGGAAGGTGTTCTACGACACCCTCGACGAGTTCCCGACCACCGGTCCGATCCCGGCGCCCCCGCAGCAGGCCGCCGTCGAACAGGCCCTCATCAAGAACGTCGTCGGCACCATCACCAACGGCCGCAGCGGAGTCCGCTCGGGCCTGGAGACGATGCAGCGCGACCTCGAGCTCGCCCTGAAGGGACGCTGA
- a CDS encoding carbohydrate ABC transporter permease, translated as MSTTVPTTAAISAPGAVGSGASKRGGGRALIAVFLAPTVIGLGLFTFIPIIASVVLAFFRWDIITAPEFVGVDNFVRAVTNPTIRVSFLNTIGFVIVAVALQLAVALLLAVLVQSKMPAWLRAFFRSTLFFPLILSAASVSLVMAYLFNQEFGLVNQFLGLLGVGKIGWLTTGLGAKVVVLLVYVWQNFGFTFLLFLGGLAAVPQEVYEASSIDGATGWARFQHITLPLISPTMLVATVMAIINALQIFDQPYVLTRGGPGDDTRTAVMVIYESAFRQLDFGGASAVGIILTLLIMLVTGIQFQLSKRFVFYG; from the coding sequence ATGTCCACGACCGTCCCCACCACCGCCGCCATCTCCGCACCGGGAGCCGTCGGCTCCGGCGCGTCCAAGCGCGGAGGAGGCCGTGCGCTCATCGCCGTCTTCCTCGCCCCCACCGTGATCGGTCTCGGGCTGTTCACCTTCATCCCGATCATCGCGTCGGTGGTCCTGGCCTTCTTCCGATGGGACATCATCACCGCGCCGGAGTTCGTCGGCGTCGACAACTTCGTGCGGGCCGTGACGAACCCGACGATCCGGGTGTCGTTCCTGAACACCATCGGCTTCGTGATCGTCGCGGTGGCACTCCAGCTGGCGGTCGCACTGCTGCTCGCCGTGCTCGTGCAGTCGAAGATGCCGGCCTGGCTGCGGGCGTTCTTCCGCTCCACGCTGTTCTTCCCGCTGATCCTCTCGGCCGCATCGGTGTCACTGGTCATGGCGTACCTGTTCAACCAGGAGTTCGGGCTGGTGAACCAGTTCCTGGGTCTGCTCGGCGTCGGCAAGATCGGCTGGCTCACGACCGGGCTGGGGGCGAAGGTCGTCGTGCTCCTCGTCTACGTGTGGCAGAACTTCGGGTTCACCTTCCTGCTCTTCCTCGGCGGGCTCGCTGCGGTGCCGCAGGAGGTGTACGAGGCCTCGTCCATCGACGGCGCGACCGGGTGGGCGCGGTTCCAGCACATCACGCTGCCGCTGATCAGCCCCACGATGCTGGTCGCGACGGTCATGGCGATCATCAACGCCCTGCAGATCTTCGACCAGCCGTACGTGCTCACGCGCGGAGGTCCCGGCGATGACACGCGCACCGCGGTCATGGTCATCTACGAATCGGCCTTCCGACAGCTCGACTTCGGAGGCGCGTCCGCGGTCGGCATCATCCTGACGCTGCTCATCATGCTCGTCACAGGGATCCAGTTCCAGCTCAGCAAGCGTTTCGTCTTCTACGGGTGA
- a CDS encoding LacI family DNA-binding transcriptional regulator, whose product MSPLHPSDDRAPNQVDVARLAGVSTQTVSRVMSGQQNVRPETARRVLAAVDELGYRVHAAAASLASGRTRILGLIVVSTDRYSTAALSVGIEQAAAANRYTVTTAAVSDHASDQAFIDAFDRLERQGAEGVILSVPVELGSAAMRLRTARTPSTRTERATLDPEAPLIVDQGSITRLAVEHLLDLGHKTVWHVSGDPLWLETSQRQQAWEQVLTEHGITPPPVIPGDWTPESGYRAGRTIAAIPEATAVFVSSDEMAFGLIRALHEAGRSVPDEISVVSVDDIALAAFASPALTTVRQPFEAMGRAAALRLITQLEGRATEDEIPDVTPELIVRTSAAPPRA is encoded by the coding sequence ATGTCTCCGCTTCATCCCTCCGACGATCGAGCCCCCAACCAGGTCGACGTCGCACGTCTCGCCGGCGTCTCGACGCAGACGGTGTCGCGGGTGATGTCCGGCCAGCAGAACGTGCGCCCGGAGACCGCCCGGCGCGTGCTGGCGGCCGTGGATGAGCTGGGCTATCGCGTGCACGCGGCGGCCGCCTCGCTGGCATCCGGTCGCACCCGCATCCTGGGCCTCATCGTCGTCTCCACCGACCGCTACTCGACCGCCGCGCTGAGCGTCGGCATCGAGCAGGCCGCCGCCGCCAACCGGTACACGGTCACCACCGCGGCCGTCTCCGACCATGCCTCCGATCAGGCCTTCATCGACGCCTTCGACCGTCTGGAGCGCCAGGGCGCGGAGGGCGTCATCCTCAGCGTGCCCGTCGAACTCGGCAGCGCCGCGATGCGCCTGCGCACCGCCCGCACACCGTCGACCCGCACCGAGCGCGCAACCCTCGACCCGGAGGCCCCGCTCATCGTCGATCAGGGCTCCATCACCCGTCTGGCCGTCGAGCACCTGCTGGATCTCGGCCACAAGACCGTCTGGCACGTGTCGGGCGACCCGCTCTGGCTCGAGACCTCGCAGCGCCAGCAGGCCTGGGAGCAGGTGCTCACCGAGCACGGGATCACGCCGCCACCGGTGATCCCGGGCGACTGGACCCCGGAGTCGGGATACCGCGCCGGGCGGACCATCGCGGCGATCCCCGAGGCGACCGCGGTGTTCGTCTCCAGCGACGAGATGGCCTTCGGACTGATCCGCGCGCTGCACGAGGCCGGGCGCAGCGTTCCCGACGAGATCTCGGTGGTGAGCGTCGACGACATCGCCCTCGCCGCGTTCGCCTCCCCGGCGCTGACGACGGTGCGCCAGCCCTTCGAGGCGATGGGCCGAGCCGCCGCCCTGCGCCTGATCACACAGCTCGAGGGCCGCGCCACCGAGGACGAGATCCCCGACGTGACCCCCGAGCTCATCGTGCGCACCTCGGCGGCGCCGCCGCGCGCCTGA
- a CDS encoding DUF998 domain-containing protein, whose translation MKGMDVERMLREQRRMLWATAACFALGLLAGTAVLWGAARPFSGDGSVIMPVAVVAGLIAAVAFIVSTRMHRPGETAPMPRWQAVVSNISAVAVTVALAAVTGLGVLLAGEVLAAGLQGLQLPAVGGGVFTAVASAMGGRMAFDAGIRLRTRDLAALLFAFLIIGTLFAMLTATDTAWWERSFSQLGIGTGGWAFNGTVLIAGLLIATTGSYLGRDLHRMLGDDALRGIAAVVIAWAGAGLALAAVGLLPLDSVPIPHAIAAFATLALLLAAVIMVTVLMAELRMLRVLTIVLVALIVIAVVLAFGLRVLSVAALEAVVVGLVLLWLTTLVQLLGILAPDVSRPSARRSPLR comes from the coding sequence ATGAAGGGCATGGACGTCGAGCGGATGCTGCGCGAGCAGCGGCGGATGCTGTGGGCCACCGCCGCGTGTTTCGCGCTCGGCCTGCTCGCCGGCACCGCCGTGCTGTGGGGTGCGGCGCGTCCGTTCAGCGGCGACGGGTCGGTGATCATGCCGGTCGCCGTGGTGGCGGGCCTGATCGCCGCGGTCGCGTTCATCGTCAGCACGCGCATGCATCGGCCGGGCGAGACCGCGCCGATGCCGCGCTGGCAGGCCGTCGTCTCGAACATCAGCGCCGTCGCGGTCACGGTCGCGCTCGCCGCAGTCACCGGTCTGGGTGTGCTGCTGGCCGGAGAGGTGCTGGCCGCCGGGCTCCAGGGGCTGCAGCTGCCGGCCGTCGGCGGCGGGGTGTTCACCGCGGTGGCATCCGCGATGGGCGGAAGGATGGCGTTCGACGCCGGCATCCGCCTGCGCACCCGCGACCTCGCCGCCCTGCTGTTCGCCTTCCTCATCATCGGAACCCTCTTCGCGATGCTCACCGCGACCGACACCGCCTGGTGGGAACGCAGCTTCTCGCAGCTCGGCATCGGCACGGGCGGCTGGGCGTTCAACGGCACGGTGCTCATCGCAGGACTTCTGATCGCGACCACCGGCTCGTACCTCGGCCGCGATCTGCACCGGATGCTGGGCGATGACGCGCTGCGCGGCATCGCGGCCGTCGTGATCGCCTGGGCAGGCGCTGGGCTCGCGCTTGCTGCCGTCGGCCTGCTGCCGCTGGACAGCGTGCCGATCCCGCACGCGATCGCCGCGTTCGCGACGCTCGCTCTGCTGCTCGCGGCGGTGATCATGGTGACGGTGCTGATGGCGGAGCTGCGGATGCTGCGCGTGCTCACGATCGTGCTCGTGGCGCTCATCGTGATCGCGGTCGTCCTCGCGTTCGGGCTGCGCGTGCTCTCGGTCGCCGCCCTGGAGGCCGTGGTCGTCGGGCTCGTGCTGCTGTGGCTGACTACGCTCGTCCAGCTGCTCGGCATCCTCGCCCCCGACGTCTCGCGCCCCTCCGCCCGCCGGTCCCCGCTGCGCTGA